In one Candidatus Cloacimonadota bacterium genomic region, the following are encoded:
- the cas2 gene encoding CRISPR-associated endonuclease Cas2 — protein MISGLRLMWMLVMFDLPVKKDVDRKRATKFRNYLLDEGFSMSQYSVYMRFCGTRERVDSYKNKIREHVPPSGDVCILCFTDKQYGKIEHFCNRKKEKMPDKTGQYLLFD, from the coding sequence ATGATAAGCGGACTTAGACTCATGTGGATGCTTGTAATGTTTGACCTGCCGGTCAAAAAGGACGTGGATAGAAAACGTGCAACAAAATTCCGGAATTATTTATTGGACGAGGGATTCAGCATGAGTCAATATTCTGTGTATATGCGATTTTGCGGAACTCGTGAACGGGTGGACTCATATAAGAATAAAATAAGAGAGCACGTTCCTCCAAGTGGTGATGTTTGTATCTTATGTTTTACTGATAAACAATACGGAAAGATTGAACACTTCTGCAACCGCAAAAAAGAAAAAATGCCCGATAAAACAGGCCAGTACCTATTGTTTGATTAA
- the cas1 gene encoding type II CRISPR-associated endonuclease Cas1, whose translation MNILEIKTNDIFLSISRGFIVVKCKREEVRKEPLADIDAIIVSGFGIRYSHNLCVRLCEMNIPLILCGKNYIPVGYLISHCSNYEFTGRMNIQLDASEALKKRIWQTIIKKKIRNQRCVLLDNGDYAKDFAKLIEKVRSGDPDNIEAQAAVRYWKRVFGKAFNRDFDEPGINAFLNFGYAIIRSCAIRYCIAFGLLPSIGLHHHNKLNPYCLADDIIEPYRPFVDRKIFTMHVGNEDELNPLHKKELADLCNERFIMDGKRLTLEHCMKQTVISLVRSFKEKKNTIQFPEFYDKRT comes from the coding sequence ATGAATATACTAGAGATCAAAACGAATGACATCTTCCTGAGTATTAGTAGAGGTTTTATTGTTGTTAAATGCAAAAGGGAAGAAGTTAGAAAAGAACCGCTTGCTGACATAGACGCGATCATCGTCAGCGGATTCGGCATACGCTATTCACACAATCTCTGTGTTCGGTTATGTGAGATGAATATTCCATTGATACTATGCGGGAAGAATTATATTCCTGTAGGGTATCTTATTTCCCACTGTTCCAACTATGAATTTACCGGCAGGATGAATATTCAGCTCGATGCATCTGAAGCTCTTAAAAAACGTATATGGCAGACGATCATTAAAAAAAAGATCCGAAACCAGAGATGTGTGTTGTTGGATAATGGAGATTATGCAAAAGATTTTGCAAAACTGATCGAAAAAGTTCGATCAGGCGATCCTGATAATATCGAAGCGCAGGCAGCAGTTCGCTATTGGAAAAGAGTATTCGGTAAAGCTTTTAATAGGGATTTTGATGAGCCGGGTATAAACGCATTTCTTAATTTTGGATATGCAATCATAAGAAGCTGCGCAATACGGTATTGTATTGCCTTTGGATTGCTGCCCTCAATAGGATTACATCATCATAACAAACTTAATCCCTACTGCCTTGCGGATGATATTATAGAACCGTATCGTCCGTTTGTTGACAGGAAGATATTTACCATGCACGTAGGGAATGAGGATGAACTCAATCCACTGCATAAAAAAGAGCTGGCTGATCTGTGCAACGAGCGATTCATCATGGACGGCAAAAGATTAACTCTTGAGCATTGCATGAAACAAACAGTGATTTCTCTTGTTCGGTCATTTAAAGAAAAAAAGAACACAATACAATTTCCAGAGTTTTATGATAAGCGGACTTAG
- the cas9 gene encoding type II CRISPR RNA-guided endonuclease Cas9 (Cas9, originally named Csn1, is the large, multifunctional signature protein of type II CRISPR/Cas systems. It is well known even to general audiences because its RNA-guided endonuclease activity has made it a popular tool for custom editing of eukaryotic genomes.) yields the protein MKKYRLGIDLGATSLGWSILELNDDNFPIGLINLGVRIFPDGRDAKTSQPLNVTRREHRGARRNRDRYLQRRAYLMDTLIEYGLLQEDEEKRKQLQLIDPYFLRAKALDEEVTIYEIGRIIFHLNQRRGFKSNRKLDSAEKETSRLKEAIKELRQKLDAQNARTLGEYLYNMNKDIPQNEHHKKRPVRIRDFGKSYNFYTSREMYKEEFDFIWKSQVRFHDELTDDIKEHLRDIIFFQRPLQPQQKGKCRFEVDEPRCPVAYPLFQQFRIYQEANNLILLNFERKEHELTKEQRDIIIKTLLKQKTSTFKSLKKKILKEDPEDYVFNLESEKRKDLKGDETSHIMRKEECFGKQWDKLSNDQQDEIIRRIINEDNDVEIEKTMTTWLQENFGLTNEQANNIKNVRLPQGIGSLSKKAINKLLPYLKEGYIYSDACARAGYHHSDFRTGEIYDEGNLPYYGKIMPHHVSFGTNDPDDIDEIRYGKIANPTVHIALNQLRKLTNALVKKYGPPAQIVIELARELKLGKKRLDEINRDQAENRKHNEEIAEELEKISIENTYQNRLKYKLWEELNPDPIKRCCPYTGKQISINELFTNKFEIEHILPKSKTFDDRPLNKTVSYYLANKFKGERSPYEAFGNSPEDYNWDEILERGKKLPPKKRWRFFPDAMKNFEDQGELISRLLTDTQYMSRMAKEYLSYISGPNNVWAIPGALTSKFRAKWGLNELLSDDSEKNRADNRHHAIDGFIVACTDRAMLQKFARATEKSRDRFIEEMPPPYEEFSHDGMQKQVDDIVVSYKPDHGNAKEAIRHDQTVGQLHDETAYGLVSETEDKITLSVRKPIRDLTTIKKINEIADNRIRETLLNEIENNKDKKIENILEEFRQRTGTKRVKIHVEKDKKTVVPIRNDKGESYKYYLSGNNYCADIYCPDKGKDAGKWQIEIIPMFYAHQQDFEPEWHKKYPTAKKIMRLFINDNVAYEEDGIRIIRRVRKMTGKIVYLRELDVAKKEKGKEDIGEQFRPTKLQDMNARKVGIDILGNISDPRRHEYTRDQNE from the coding sequence ATGAAAAAATATCGTCTTGGAATCGATCTTGGAGCTACCTCACTTGGATGGAGCATCCTAGAGCTAAATGACGACAATTTTCCGATTGGACTTATTAACCTTGGAGTAAGGATTTTTCCGGATGGAAGAGACGCAAAAACAAGTCAACCACTCAATGTAACGAGACGAGAACATCGCGGTGCAAGAAGGAACAGAGATAGATATTTGCAAAGAAGAGCATATCTCATGGATACTTTGATAGAATATGGATTACTACAAGAAGATGAAGAAAAAAGAAAACAACTTCAGCTCATTGATCCATATTTTCTAAGAGCAAAAGCTCTGGATGAAGAAGTTACGATATATGAGATCGGTAGAATAATTTTCCATCTCAATCAACGCAGGGGGTTCAAAAGCAACAGGAAACTAGATAGTGCAGAAAAAGAAACCTCCCGTTTGAAAGAAGCCATCAAAGAACTGCGACAAAAACTGGATGCCCAAAACGCTCGAACACTTGGAGAATATTTATACAATATGAATAAGGATATTCCCCAAAATGAACATCACAAGAAACGACCTGTAAGAATAAGAGACTTTGGAAAATCATATAACTTTTATACTTCAAGAGAGATGTATAAGGAAGAATTCGATTTTATCTGGAAAAGTCAGGTCAGATTTCACGATGAGTTGACAGATGATATTAAAGAACACCTTCGTGATATAATATTTTTTCAGCGTCCGCTTCAGCCGCAACAAAAAGGCAAATGCAGATTTGAGGTGGATGAACCAAGGTGTCCTGTTGCATATCCTCTTTTTCAGCAATTCAGAATTTACCAGGAAGCGAATAATCTGATTTTATTGAATTTCGAGCGAAAAGAACACGAATTAACAAAAGAGCAAAGGGACATTATTATTAAAACGCTTCTCAAACAGAAAACCTCAACATTTAAAAGTCTGAAAAAGAAAATACTAAAAGAAGATCCAGAAGACTATGTATTTAACCTTGAAAGTGAGAAACGAAAAGACCTGAAAGGCGATGAAACATCCCATATTATGAGAAAGGAAGAATGTTTTGGAAAGCAGTGGGATAAACTTTCAAACGATCAACAGGATGAAATCATACGACGTATTATTAATGAAGATAATGATGTCGAAATAGAAAAAACAATGACAACATGGCTTCAAGAGAATTTTGGACTTACGAATGAACAGGCAAACAATATTAAAAATGTCCGATTACCACAGGGCATAGGAAGTCTCAGCAAGAAAGCCATCAATAAATTACTTCCATATTTGAAAGAGGGTTATATATACTCAGATGCTTGTGCAAGAGCAGGATATCATCATTCTGATTTTCGCACTGGAGAAATTTATGACGAGGGAAATCTACCCTACTATGGAAAAATTATGCCACATCATGTTTCGTTTGGGACAAACGATCCAGATGATATAGATGAAATACGTTATGGAAAAATTGCAAATCCAACTGTTCATATTGCACTCAACCAACTGAGAAAGTTAACCAACGCACTGGTAAAAAAATACGGACCTCCAGCTCAGATCGTGATTGAACTGGCACGTGAGCTTAAGCTCGGCAAGAAACGTCTGGATGAAATAAATAGAGACCAGGCAGAAAACAGAAAGCATAATGAAGAAATAGCAGAAGAGCTTGAAAAAATAAGCATTGAAAATACTTATCAAAACAGATTAAAATATAAACTCTGGGAAGAACTGAACCCGGATCCGATAAAACGCTGCTGTCCTTATACTGGAAAACAAATATCAATCAATGAACTATTCACAAACAAATTTGAGATTGAACACATACTTCCTAAATCCAAAACCTTTGATGACCGACCTCTCAATAAAACTGTTTCATACTATCTTGCGAACAAGTTCAAAGGAGAAAGGTCACCTTATGAAGCATTTGGAAACAGTCCGGAAGATTACAATTGGGATGAGATACTAGAAAGAGGTAAAAAGCTCCCACCTAAAAAGCGATGGAGATTTTTTCCTGATGCAATGAAGAATTTCGAAGATCAAGGAGAATTAATTTCCCGACTGCTTACTGATACCCAGTATATGAGCAGAATGGCAAAGGAATATTTGAGTTATATATCCGGACCAAATAATGTGTGGGCTATTCCGGGAGCACTTACTTCAAAGTTCAGAGCAAAATGGGGATTGAACGAACTGCTTTCTGATGATTCGGAAAAAAACCGTGCTGATAACCGGCACCACGCCATCGATGGATTTATTGTAGCGTGTACGGACAGAGCAATGCTACAGAAATTTGCCCGTGCAACAGAAAAATCAAGGGATAGGTTTATCGAAGAAATGCCACCACCCTATGAAGAATTTTCGCACGATGGGATGCAAAAACAAGTAGATGATATTGTTGTATCTTATAAACCGGATCATGGAAATGCGAAGGAAGCTATAAGGCATGACCAAACAGTGGGGCAGCTTCATGATGAAACCGCTTACGGGCTTGTATCCGAAACCGAAGATAAGATAACCCTTTCTGTCCGCAAACCTATTCGTGATTTAACCACGATAAAGAAAATAAATGAGATCGCCGATAATCGGATAAGAGAAACTCTGTTGAATGAAATTGAAAATAATAAAGATAAAAAAATTGAAAACATCTTGGAAGAATTTAGACAAAGAACCGGAACAAAGAGAGTTAAAATACATGTGGAAAAGGACAAAAAAACAGTCGTTCCAATAAGAAACGACAAAGGAGAGAGTTATAAATATTACCTTTCCGGTAATAATTATTGTGCAGACATTTACTGCCCCGATAAAGGAAAGGATGCAGGCAAATGGCAGATAGAAATTATTCCTATGTTCTATGCCCACCAACAGGATTTTGAACCCGAATGGCATAAAAAATATCCGACAGCAAAAAAGATCATGCGCCTGTTCATTAATGATAATGTTGCTTATGAAGAAGATGGGATTAGGATAATTAGAAGAGTAAGAAAAATGACAGGTAAGATAGTATATCTTAGAGAGCTAGATGTGGCTAAAAAAGAAAAGGGTAAAGAGGATATTGGTGAACAGTTCAGACCTACAAAATTACAAGATATGAATGCCAGGAAAGTTGGAATAGATATTCTTGGGAATATTTCCGATCCACGAAGACATGAATATACTAGAGATCAAAACGAATGA
- a CDS encoding GNAT family N-acetyltransferase, producing the protein MSITHHQYCPEDFSRVSDFLIAHYLTENRDGNWLQPAWEYMHTHPYLDEDSLDKIRIWQENGEIVAVVHYESRLGEVFFQIHPDYTALKPEMLEYAERSLKGSTKEGKSYLHVFENDFDDALNSLVTSKGYMRINAEDRPLSMLSIPDPFPEITVPKGFVIKSLADDNDLYKINRVLWRGFNHPGEPPEEDEDIEERKKMQSGPNFRKELTIVVEAPSGDFVSFAGTWFVPQKKYVYVEPVATDPNFRRMGLGRAALLESIRRCKELGAEVAYVGSGQKFYQKLGFKKIFTSQCWEKVW; encoded by the coding sequence ATGTCAATCACACATCATCAATACTGCCCGGAAGATTTCTCTCGCGTCAGTGATTTCCTGATCGCTCATTATCTTACGGAAAACAGGGACGGCAACTGGCTGCAACCGGCATGGGAGTATATGCATACACATCCATATCTTGATGAAGATTCTTTGGATAAGATCAGGATATGGCAAGAGAATGGAGAGATAGTTGCTGTAGTTCATTACGAGTCCCGGCTGGGAGAAGTATTTTTCCAGATTCATCCTGACTATACTGCGCTCAAGCCCGAAATGCTCGAGTATGCAGAGCGTTCATTGAAGGGTTCAACAAAAGAAGGCAAATCATATCTGCATGTGTTTGAGAATGATTTTGATGACGCTCTCAACTCTCTCGTTACCTCAAAAGGGTATATGAGAATAAATGCGGAAGATCGTCCTCTTTCCATGCTGAGCATACCCGATCCTTTTCCTGAAATAACTGTTCCTAAAGGATTTGTCATAAAAAGTCTGGCTGACGACAATGACCTGTACAAGATCAATCGTGTGCTCTGGCGCGGATTCAATCATCCAGGAGAACCGCCTGAAGAAGATGAGGATATAGAAGAGAGAAAGAAAATGCAGTCCGGTCCCAACTTTCGCAAAGAACTTACGATTGTGGTCGAAGCACCATCTGGAGATTTCGTTTCCTTTGCGGGAACCTGGTTCGTACCTCAGAAAAAATATGTGTATGTCGAACCGGTCGCAACTGATCCGAATTTCCGAAGAATGGGGCTTGGAAGAGCAGCACTTCTTGAAAGCATCCGAAGGTGCAAGGAACTCGGCGCTGAGGTTGCTTATGTCGGCTCGGGGCAGAAGTTCTATCAGAAACTTGGATTCAAAAAAATCTTTACATCACAATGCTGGGAAAAAGTTTGGTGA
- a CDS encoding DoxX family protein: MNIVLWILQMTLATKIIATAFSHAFKYSGMYNRPLMIIVSVLLFICAVGLVVRAAIEVPQWVTPLAAAILAVMMIVAFIFHLNCPEHPFIIADIILFVMSLFIAFGRRFIVPL; the protein is encoded by the coding sequence ATGAATATTGTGTTGTGGATTCTGCAAATGACTCTGGCAACGAAAATAATTGCTACGGCATTTTCCCATGCTTTTAAGTATTCGGGCATGTATAATCGTCCCCTGATGATTATCGTTTCTGTACTACTCTTCATTTGTGCTGTCGGATTGGTCGTACGTGCTGCAATCGAAGTCCCACAATGGGTAACGCCGCTTGCTGCAGCCATTCTTGCCGTGATGATGATCGTTGCTTTCATCTTTCACCTGAACTGTCCTGAGCATCCATTTATAATTGCGGATATTATCCTGTTTGTTATGTCCCTTTTTATAGCATTTGGTCGCAGATTCATCGTCCCTTTATAA
- a CDS encoding agmatine deiminase family protein, with protein MKPRIIIFLLCIVVFFFAAFLTQASEIPAVHKPPIVSRDSIIEKVKDPPPGYETVNPAEFGRSDGVILAWPGWGNEIIGDIAYAVADDYKVYMVVANSYYEGIATTYLSSVGVNMPNVNFIHDATMNNMGMWIRDYGPFCIHDEGAFAIDDLIWSGNYGIDLIPYTIADFFSLPIYHSNLIHHGGNHLTDGNGMGFFSTNIYNHNGGYTQNQIKQEFKAFFGIDSMVVFAPMNGDGTGHVDMFCKLLNDTLFIVGEYENPGASYPGDYELLNNLADYLGTLSSLDGRQFRVERIPMPPYYYGGPAGTINYTYTNSLIINDKGLVPLYGFDSDAEALQVYADCMPYHEIIPIDSEFIIQYWGAVHCITNELFSTNPLIVLHDPLKAYTSGTNPQIKFRLNPKFLQSGASVSYRCISSPNYTEIPALLKNGVWSATLPALTEDFSYYISGTATTGDIVFNTSLPEDAPSEVFWVDALNVGTDDEAGIYTIQLTNYPNPFKDDISISFSAPFAARSAYIKLFNVKGQVVRSYSITNQPTHTAEIKWDGKDDRGRSVESGTYFCSVVLDGKPVLTGRIIKIQ; from the coding sequence ATGAAGCCACGTATTATTATTTTTTTATTATGTATCGTTGTTTTCTTCTTTGCAGCGTTCCTGACTCAGGCTTCAGAAATACCAGCAGTTCACAAGCCGCCAATTGTATCGCGGGATTCAATAATTGAGAAGGTCAAAGATCCTCCACCCGGTTATGAAACAGTGAATCCTGCTGAGTTCGGCAGATCGGACGGTGTCATTCTGGCGTGGCCCGGATGGGGAAATGAGATCATCGGTGACATCGCATATGCTGTTGCCGATGATTATAAAGTGTATATGGTCGTGGCGAATTCATATTATGAGGGCATCGCGACCACGTATCTTTCCTCAGTGGGGGTTAATATGCCTAACGTCAACTTCATTCATGATGCAACAATGAACAATATGGGGATGTGGATTCGGGACTATGGACCCTTCTGCATTCATGATGAAGGAGCGTTCGCGATCGATGATTTGATCTGGAGCGGCAACTATGGCATCGACCTAATCCCTTATACCATCGCAGATTTCTTCTCTTTGCCCATTTATCACAGCAACCTGATCCATCATGGCGGAAACCATTTGACCGACGGCAACGGCATGGGATTTTTTTCTACAAACATTTACAACCATAATGGGGGTTATACCCAAAACCAGATAAAGCAAGAGTTCAAAGCCTTCTTCGGCATAGACTCAATGGTCGTCTTCGCACCGATGAACGGTGACGGAACCGGGCATGTGGATATGTTTTGCAAGCTGTTAAATGACACGCTTTTCATCGTGGGTGAATATGAAAATCCTGGTGCAAGCTACCCAGGTGATTATGAACTTCTGAATAATCTTGCAGACTATCTTGGAACGCTCTCTAGTCTTGATGGAAGGCAGTTTCGGGTCGAGAGAATTCCAATGCCCCCGTATTATTACGGAGGACCTGCCGGAACGATCAATTATACCTATACAAATTCGCTTATCATAAATGACAAGGGGCTTGTTCCGTTGTATGGTTTTGATTCCGACGCTGAAGCCCTGCAGGTTTATGCAGACTGCATGCCGTATCATGAAATCATTCCCATAGATTCGGAGTTCATCATCCAATATTGGGGCGCTGTTCACTGTATTACCAATGAGCTTTTCAGCACAAATCCCTTGATCGTACTGCATGATCCACTGAAGGCATATACTTCGGGAACAAACCCGCAGATAAAATTCAGGTTGAATCCGAAATTCTTACAGTCCGGAGCATCAGTTTCCTATAGATGCATATCTTCTCCTAACTATACGGAAATTCCCGCACTGCTTAAGAATGGAGTGTGGTCCGCAACACTCCCCGCTTTGACCGAAGATTTTTCCTACTACATTTCGGGAACCGCAACAACAGGAGATATTGTATTCAATACCTCTCTACCTGAGGATGCTCCGTCAGAAGTTTTTTGGGTTGATGCCCTGAATGTTGGCACAGATGATGAAGCAGGAATATACACAATCCAATTAACTAATTATCCAAATCCTTTTAAAGACGATATATCCATCTCTTTTTCGGCGCCTTTTGCCGCACGATCTGCTTACATTAAACTATTTAACGTCAAGGGTCAGGTTGTGAGAAGCTATAGTATCACCAACCAGCCAACACATACAGCTGAGATTAAATGGGATGGAAAAGATGATCGAGGACGGTCGGTTGAGAGTGGTACTTACTTCTGCAGCGTAGTTCTCGATGGCAAACCGGTGCTGACCGGTAGAATTATAAAGATTCAATAG
- a CDS encoding alpha/beta fold hydrolase: protein MSLTATIIGWVLCGIFLILLIITLSLGRVVPAIPLLLICILVSPLFGALFKTQNVKIIMYIVRTVLVLVFLFGFVMLSFIDAIKYPLYKNDQLKADLQRIYDDKMDKWPVPYETQYVECAGGKAFVVICGPEDAPPVLLFHAASMGSWSWLYNVEELAKDRRIYAVDYIGEPGKSIATDEKAIPFDTEGLNQMYDDIVAGLGITQPYDVIGASFGGFIAMNRAMHAPDEVKSVTLLGPMGMTPATSSVNTKLMAYQLFPLKPFQNNMFHWALGYDPSVVEETEEWFWLVLNGVTRKGSPPNTFTPEQLKEIDIPVLLILGDKDGLVGDPQTVIPLAENVPDIDIEILSSGHLIGMEKPAETNALIIEFLR from the coding sequence ATGTCACTTACCGCTACAATTATCGGCTGGGTGCTTTGTGGAATATTCTTGATCTTGTTGATCATAACCCTTTCATTGGGAAGGGTCGTTCCTGCAATTCCATTGCTCCTCATATGTATCCTTGTTTCACCATTGTTCGGTGCTTTATTCAAAACTCAAAACGTAAAGATCATAATGTATATTGTGCGTACAGTTCTTGTGCTTGTCTTTCTTTTTGGATTTGTGATGCTCTCGTTCATCGATGCGATCAAATATCCTTTATACAAAAATGATCAACTCAAAGCAGACCTGCAGCGGATCTATGATGACAAAATGGATAAATGGCCTGTGCCGTATGAAACACAATATGTTGAGTGTGCCGGTGGAAAGGCATTCGTGGTGATCTGTGGTCCAGAAGACGCTCCACCCGTTCTGCTGTTCCATGCTGCAAGTATGGGTTCGTGGTCATGGCTTTACAATGTAGAAGAGCTTGCGAAAGATCGCAGGATTTATGCTGTTGATTACATTGGAGAGCCGGGCAAAAGCATTGCAACAGACGAAAAAGCGATCCCCTTTGACACAGAAGGGCTAAATCAAATGTATGATGACATCGTTGCAGGACTTGGCATCACTCAGCCCTATGATGTGATCGGTGCGTCATTTGGTGGATTCATTGCCATGAATAGAGCCATGCACGCACCCGATGAAGTGAAATCTGTAACACTGCTTGGTCCGATGGGAATGACGCCTGCCACATCGAGCGTGAACACAAAACTTATGGCATACCAGCTCTTTCCACTTAAGCCGTTCCAAAATAATATGTTCCACTGGGCTCTTGGATATGACCCGAGTGTTGTGGAAGAGACCGAGGAGTGGTTCTGGCTGGTGCTGAACGGAGTTACAAGAAAAGGATCCCCTCCCAATACATTTACCCCAGAGCAACTCAAAGAGATCGACATCCCTGTTCTTCTCATTCTTGGAGACAAGGATGGGCTTGTTGGAGACCCGCAGACAGTTATACCATTAGCGGAAAACGTGCCTGATATCGATATCGAAATCCTGTCTTCTGGTCATCTTATTGGCATGGAAAAACCGGCGGAAACCAACGCATTAATTATAGAGTTTCTGAGATAA
- a CDS encoding C69 family dipeptidase has protein sequence MKKMIIITICILIISTLPLIACTTILVTKGASVDGSVFVAHSDDSELFDQRLVYVPAADHEPGTFRPIYYDAASLGERPEYHGYLLRRYVGSDRGPTYEDPNHPQSIPLGQIPQVEHTYAYFDGSYAIMNEHQLMFGECTDGTKIQPDPIPGKLIFYSAELSRVAAERCTKAREAVLLIGHLIETYGYYGTGETLPIGDTEEGWVIEMAPSPEGVGGLWIAKKVPDGEVFVAANEIRIREVDPEDPNMLYCKDLHDIAEKHGWWKPEDGKLDWLKTVSLGEYSHPYYSLRRVWRLQSRLAPSMNLSPWVENGYTKAYPFSVKPDKKLDVRDVMDLYRDYYQGTEFDQSKGVTAGPFGCPFRYPGPMDAGGDTGDPNAKLKGAWERTISIYRCGFSYVCQARDWLPDPIGGILWFGPDEPMSTCYVPFYCGVTEISPPFYTCDTADLSFESAWWAFNFLANWAAVKYNYMIKDIQHKQNEIELAELDGINIMDKQALEVYKTDPEKARQLITTYCKNQGNQVVDEWWKFAWLLVARYDDGYVSSPGDMAKEVGYPESWYKISEWPNGPKTYQKPK, from the coding sequence ATGAAAAAAATGATAATTATTACCATTTGTATTTTGATTATTTCCACATTGCCGCTTATAGCCTGCACGACTATACTTGTAACAAAAGGAGCATCAGTTGATGGTTCTGTTTTCGTAGCCCATTCTGATGACAGCGAGTTGTTTGATCAACGTCTGGTTTATGTTCCAGCAGCAGATCATGAACCGGGCACATTCCGACCAATCTATTATGATGCCGCTTCACTCGGTGAAAGGCCGGAATATCACGGTTACCTGCTGCGAAGATATGTAGGATCTGACAGAGGTCCAACGTATGAAGATCCCAACCATCCACAGAGTATTCCTCTGGGACAAATTCCTCAGGTAGAACACACCTATGCCTATTTCGATGGCAGTTATGCCATTATGAATGAACACCAGTTGATGTTTGGCGAATGTACTGATGGCACCAAAATCCAACCAGATCCGATACCCGGGAAACTAATTTTCTACAGCGCTGAGCTGAGTCGTGTCGCAGCAGAACGCTGTACAAAAGCCCGAGAGGCAGTTCTTCTTATTGGCCATCTCATAGAAACCTATGGATATTATGGAACAGGAGAAACATTGCCTATTGGTGACACCGAAGAGGGATGGGTGATAGAAATGGCCCCAAGTCCGGAAGGTGTAGGCGGACTCTGGATTGCAAAGAAAGTGCCGGACGGGGAGGTATTTGTTGCTGCAAATGAAATCCGCATTCGTGAAGTAGATCCAGAGGATCCGAATATGCTCTATTGCAAGGACCTTCATGATATTGCCGAGAAGCATGGCTGGTGGAAACCAGAAGATGGTAAACTCGATTGGCTGAAAACTGTAAGTCTTGGTGAATACAGTCATCCATATTACTCCCTTCGAAGGGTGTGGCGACTTCAATCCAGGCTTGCACCCTCCATGAATCTCTCTCCGTGGGTTGAAAATGGCTATACCAAAGCATATCCCTTCTCAGTAAAACCTGATAAAAAGCTAGATGTACGAGATGTGATGGATCTGTATCGTGACTACTACCAAGGAACAGAATTTGATCAATCAAAAGGGGTAACTGCGGGACCCTTCGGGTGTCCATTCCGCTATCCGGGACCAATGGATGCCGGGGGTGATACAGGTGATCCTAACGCAAAGCTAAAAGGCGCATGGGAACGAACTATCTCGATCTATCGTTGCGGTTTCAGTTACGTCTGTCAAGCCCGAGACTGGCTACCCGATCCCATCGGGGGTATACTCTGGTTTGGTCCGGATGAACCAATGAGCACCTGTTATGTTCCATTCTACTGCGGAGTTACTGAGATATCACCCCCTTTCTACACCTGTGATACGGCTGACTTAAGTTTTGAAAGTGCGTGGTGGGCATTTAACTTTCTTGCAAATTGGGCTGCAGTGAAGTACAATTATATGATCAAAGATATCCAACATAAGCAAAATGAAATTGAGCTTGCAGAACTCGATGGTATCAATATAATGGATAAACAAGCCCTTGAGGTTTATAAAACGGATCCAGAAAAAGCTCGCCAGCTCATTACTACGTATTGCAAAAACCAGGGAAATCAAGTAGTTGATGAGTGGTGGAAATTTGCCTGGCTGCTCGTTGCCCGATATGATGACGGCTATGTCAGTTCTCCCGGCGATATGGCAAAAGAAGTTGGTTATCCTGAAAGTTGGTATAAGATTTCCGAGTGGCCAAACGGTCCGAAAACGTATCAAAAACCCAAGTAA
- a CDS encoding STAS/SEC14 domain-containing protein encodes MIELMKDLPDNALGLIAIGELTAEDYQNVVIPAVKEKLEHYKRIRFIYYFGPEYKGFSIGAMFDDLKVGFSHLAIWEKIAIVTDIKWIIDGVRLWGFTIHGQFKVFHTDELDKAKEWVAE; translated from the coding sequence ATGATAGAACTAATGAAAGATCTTCCGGATAATGCTTTGGGACTCATTGCAATCGGCGAGTTGACAGCAGAAGATTATCAAAACGTGGTTATCCCGGCAGTAAAAGAAAAGCTGGAACATTACAAACGAATACGGTTCATCTATTACTTCGGTCCTGAATACAAGGGATTTTCAATAGGTGCAATGTTCGATGATTTGAAAGTTGGTTTTAGCCATCTTGCAATCTGGGAAAAGATTGCTATTGTCACCGACATCAAATGGATCATCGATGGTGTGCGGCTGTGGGGATTCACCATTCATGGGCAATTTAAGGTCTTTCATACCGATGAACTAGATAAGGCAAAGGAGTGGGTAGCGGAATAA